From a region of the Danaus plexippus chromosome 8, MEX_DaPlex, whole genome shotgun sequence genome:
- the LOC116774421 gene encoding ankyrin repeat domain-containing protein 27-like, with amino-acid sequence MEGAYDEIISDNPFFIQLKNEYSTLFQHCISESWIICVPRIGSLNSRVFSIEDFGAHILIPSDELPETHYSTLTEKQVTVANKVITLEVTKSLPLQSHILFEETFYTEDFIKYRVWCIETPLEPNVNVSDNSMTKECLSTINDCIDLLWTQAAGRQVLDQIEINVQLFIKKQSNLPTAVAPLRDAVSELYTQCLQSSLQNRRIREKCKLSKHLLENIKLAVECYMQHLLFDSIFKTICTICAYEDSHLNKKIRNLSDIQLRDLEIKNDLYHAVPKAKQILSKIDTYNTVLEKVMCLKQALNELNKIDSNNIVILLAADDILPVFVFLLIKAGLPNWYSQLTYMKEFRFSGIGKGNGDESAFLITTLEAVIEHIQSDALAGPPNPEAYYYESNLTEENISNGYQRKGSLTESTTTTTTCDTSGREETLDHIFDLIKANNTEQVQVLLDRNQKHLASIQQTQDNALNIALQESKDDDDDTDSETELYQKLCHPLCTCKKCCSKISKNLLKTSPTVYSRDGHGLTPLHVAAIHGKATIVEILIDMGAEINATDLNECTPLHYAASRGHQNALLLLLHSGSNINKTSVDKNTPLHMAVNNGHLNCVKALIYFAEHGRKKLNVNPKNELGNTPLHLASKWGYEGIAKLLIENGAEPSIQNDHNKTAFDYAHNLKILQVLKSCTPNLYEYIHISNSDIKTLNCKPENPVTLKLQNLKIKNYETSNASKMVENLKRIERILQAISYGDVKLACFYMNINYDNYVNMKNFTAKVNCHPLCECYNCKKKHYTITDYDVNFADSNGFTALHYAAMYGLDELCNILVLNKADINFCNKKGQTPLHMATIHNKTTVIKFLLDQGANINAIDLFGNTALHDASEMGNIGATKALLNYNPDITMSNTSDKTAIDVAKDKLHLTVIDLIEKHSNK; translated from the coding sequence ATGGAAGGGGCTTATGATGAAATTATCTCAGACAAtccatttttcattcaattgaAAAATGAATATTCCACATTATTTCAACATTGCATATCGGAATCATGGATTATATGTGTGCCTCGAATCGGAAGCTTAAATTCTCGTGTATTTTCAATTGAAGACTTTGGTGCTCACATTTTAATACCGAGTGATGAATTACCGGAAACTCATTATAGCACTCTAACAGAAAAACAAGTGACAGTTGCAAACAAAGTTATTACGTTAGAAGTAACAAAAAGTTTACCGCTCCAAAGCCATATTCTATTCGAGGAAACTTTTTATACGGAggactttattaaatatagagtaTGGTGTATAGAAACTCCTCTAGAACCAAATGTTAATGTGAGTGATAATTCAATGACTAAAGAATGTCTCTCGACTATAAATGACTGTATCGATTTACTTTGGACGCAGGCTGCTGGCCGTCAAGTTTTGGACcaaatagaaattaatgttcaattatttataaagaagcaGTCAAATCTTCCTACTGCTGTAGCCCCATTGAGGGATGCAGTAAGCGAGCTATACACACAATGCTTACAAAGCTCATTACAAAACCGCAGGATAAGGGAGAAATGCAAACTATCCAAACATCTActtgaaaacattaaattggCTGTTGAATGTTATAtgcaacatttattatttgactcaatattcaaaacaatatGTACCATATGTGCCTACGAAGATTCAcatctgaataaaaaaataagaaatctaAGTGACATACAACTCAGAgatcttgaaataaaaaatgacttGTATCATGCGGTTCCTAAAGCAAAACAGATTTTATCTAAGATTGACACATATAATACTGTGTTAGAAAAAGTTATGTGTTTAAAACAAGCATTAAATGAgcttaataaaattgacagTAACAATATTGTCATCCTTCTAGCCGCGGACGATATTTTACCTGTATTCGTGTTCTTGTTAATCAAGGCCGGATTACCAAACTGGTACAGCCAACTAACATATATGAAGGAATTTCGTTTCAGTGGTATCGGGAAAGGGAACGGCGATGAGAGTGCATTCTTAATAACTACATTAGAAGCAGTGATTGAACACATACAATCAGACGCTTTAGCCGGCCCACCGAACCCAGAAGCATATTACTATGAAAGTAATCTCACCGAGGAAAATATAAGCAATGGTTATCAAAGAAAAGGTAGTTTAACAGAATCAACTACTACAACAACTACATGTGACACAAGTGGGAGAGAAGAAACACTCGATCATATTTTTGATCTCATAAAAGCTAACAACACTGAACAAGTACAGGTATTGCTTGATAGGAATCAAAAGCATTTAGCAAGTATACAGCAAACTCAAGATAATGCTTTGAACATAGCCTTACAAGAAAGTaaagatgatgatgatgacacCGACAGTGAAACAGAACTGTATCAAAAGTTATGCCATCCTTTGTGTACCTGCAAGAAGTGTTGTTCGAAAATATCCAAGAATCTTTTGAAAACTTCACCAACAGTATATTCTAGGGATGGACATGGTTTGACTCCGCTTCATGTTGCAGCTATACATGGAAAAGCAACTATAGTTGAAATTCTTATAGACATGGGAGCCGAGATAAATGCAACTGATCTCAATGAATGCACGCCTTTACACTATGCCGCTTCTAGAGGCCATCAAAACGCTTTACTTCTACTGCTGCATTCAGGatcgaatataaataaaactagtgttGATAAAAACACACCATTGCACATGGCAGTCAACAACGGACATTTGAATTGTGTAAAGGCTCTTATTTACTTTGCGGAACACGGTAGGAAGAAACTGAACGTTAATCCCAAAAATGAATTAGGCAACACTCCTCTCCACCTTGCCTCTAAATGGGGATACGAAGGTATAGCGAAATTATTGATAGAAAATGGCGCTGAGCCATCGATCCAGAATGACCATAACAAAACTGCTTTCGATTATGCccataatttgaaaatactcCAAGTTCTGAAGTCTTGTACGCCTAATTTATacgaatacatacatatatcgaACTCTGACATCAAAACACTGAACTGCAAGCCTGAAAATCCTGTAACATTGAAGCTACAAAATCTCAAGATAAAGAACTATGAAACGAGTAATGCCTCCAAAATGGTCGAGAATCTCAAGAGAATCGAGAGGATCTTGCAAGCTATATCATATGGGGATGTCAAACTTGCCTGTTTCtatatgaacattaattacgataattatgttaatatgaaaaattttaccgCCAAAGTGAACTGTCATCCTCTTTGCGAGTGTTACAAttgtaaaaagaaacattacaCTATTACCGATTATGACGTAAATTTTGCCGATTCAAATGGTTTCACTGCATTACATTACGCTGCTATGTACGGTTTGGATGAGTTGTGCAATATTCTTGTTTTGAACAAggctgatattaatttttgcaataaaaaggGGCAAACACCCTTACATATGGCaactatacataataaaactactgtgataaaatttctattggACCAGGGAGCAAATATAAATGCTATAGACCTATTTGGCAACACCGCTCTACATGATGCAAGCGAGATGGGAAATATAGGTGCAACAAAGGCCCTACTAAATTACAACCCGGACATAACAATGTCGAATACATCTGATAAAACAGCAATAGACGTCGCTAAGGACAAACTTCACTTGACAGTTAtagatttaatagaaaaacattcaaataagtaa
- the LOC116774260 gene encoding nucleolin-like, producing MEVTIIQTALVILLLGNINFAKGKVLLRENEIGTLEYTRNDGNIEANKLATTRVKRQFSYPYDPYGRQRPIPIIIGGGGIGIGRFGRGGFGGFGSWGPGGRGFGGRGFGGRGFGGRGFGGRGIGGGIGGRGIGGFGSRGGRG from the exons ATGGAAGTCACT ATTATCCAAACTGCGCttgtaatacttttattggGCAATATCAACTTCGCCAAAGGAAAAGTTCTGTTAAGAGAAAATGAAATCGGTACTTTGGAATATACACGAAATGACGGAAACATTGAAGCCAATAAGCTTGCAACTACAAGAGTTAAAAGACAATTCAGCTATCCTTAtg ATCCATACGGGCGACAACGGCCTATACCAATTATTATAGGTGGTGGAGGCATAGGAATTGGTAGATTTGGAAGAGGAGGATTTGGTGGCTTTGGAAGTTGGGGACCTGGAGGTAGAGGTTTCGGAGGAAGAGGATTCGGTGGAAGGGGCTTTGGAGGAAGGGGTTTCGGAGGACGAGGTATTGGCGGAGGGATAGGAGGCCGTGGCATCGGAGGGTTTGGAAGTCGCGGAGGACGAGGGTGa